A region of Bradyrhizobium sp. SZCCHNS1050 DNA encodes the following proteins:
- a CDS encoding lytic murein transglycosylase produces the protein MSVVRFLVAVAILSFASPAFAARCGGDFNTFIAGVSAEAQSAGVSGGTISQALSGVTLDPAVLAFDRRQRYTFNKSFEQYVSTRVGAGRINGGRAMLQRHAALLSRIEQQYGVPRQILVAIWGLETDFGKGDMGKLPVIRTLATLAHDCRRTELFQGELLAALKIVQRGDLTLRDLVGAFAGEIGQTQFLPSSYIKYGVDFDGDGRVDLRHSTADVLASTANLLHSNGFKMGAPYDEGSANFEAMREWNRAVIYRKTIGYYADQLIGR, from the coding sequence ATGTCCGTTGTCCGCTTCCTTGTTGCCGTCGCGATCCTCTCCTTTGCCTCTCCCGCTTTCGCCGCGCGCTGCGGCGGCGACTTCAATACCTTCATCGCGGGCGTCTCGGCGGAGGCGCAGAGCGCCGGCGTCTCGGGCGGCACGATCAGCCAGGCGCTGTCGGGCGTGACGCTCGATCCGGCCGTGCTCGCCTTCGACCGCCGCCAGCGCTACACCTTCAACAAGAGCTTCGAGCAGTACGTCTCGACCCGCGTCGGCGCCGGCCGCATCAATGGCGGGCGCGCGATGCTGCAGCGGCACGCCGCGCTGCTGTCGCGCATCGAGCAGCAATATGGCGTGCCGCGCCAGATCCTGGTCGCGATCTGGGGACTCGAGACCGATTTCGGCAAGGGCGACATGGGCAAGCTGCCGGTGATCCGCACGCTTGCGACCTTGGCGCATGACTGCCGGCGCACCGAGCTGTTCCAGGGCGAATTGCTGGCGGCGCTGAAGATCGTGCAGCGCGGCGATCTCACCTTGCGCGACCTCGTCGGCGCCTTCGCCGGCGAGATCGGCCAGACCCAGTTCCTGCCGTCGTCCTACATCAAATACGGCGTCGATTTCGACGGCGACGGCCGCGTCGACCTGCGCCACTCCACCGCCGACGTGCTGGCCTCGACCGCCAACCTGCTGCACAGCAACGGCTTCAAGATGGGCGCGCCCTATGACGAGGGCTCGGCCAATTTCGAGGCGATGCGCGAGTGGAACAGGGCGGTGATCTACCGCAAGACCATCGGCTACTACGCCGATCAGTTGATCGGGCGGTAG
- a CDS encoding OmpA family protein, translated as MMFRLGTLAQLTLVAALMCHGLAPAAAQPGDVAGAKDYPGIGRFAGSVITGYVTKDFDAMRLQAAPFKADKATDERRPEGRVVRIAYRTAPGPSILEVSRNFENQLAKAGFEKLLACDTDACGGIPFTEAIDLLPVPQMWADGFDYRYFAGRKEAGGRETFASVLVSQNNQQIYAQLTVAELGAMENKMVSVAEMAKGLGDKGHIALYGIYFDTDKATMKPESRPTLEQIAQLLAGQPQLSVFIVGHTDNQGSYDYNLDLSRRRAEAVAAELSRSYRIAPARLRTAGVGLLAPVGSNATDAGRTLNRRVELVAP; from the coding sequence ATGATGTTCCGGCTCGGCACACTGGCGCAGCTCACCTTGGTCGCGGCCCTGATGTGTCACGGCCTGGCGCCCGCGGCCGCTCAGCCGGGCGATGTGGCGGGCGCAAAGGATTACCCCGGGATCGGCCGCTTCGCCGGCAGCGTGATCACCGGCTATGTCACCAAGGATTTCGATGCGATGCGGCTGCAGGCGGCGCCGTTCAAGGCGGACAAGGCGACCGACGAGCGACGCCCGGAGGGGCGCGTCGTCAGAATCGCCTATCGCACCGCGCCGGGTCCCTCGATCCTCGAAGTGTCGCGCAATTTCGAAAACCAGCTCGCCAAGGCCGGCTTCGAGAAGCTCCTCGCCTGCGACACCGATGCCTGCGGCGGCATTCCCTTCACCGAGGCGATCGACCTGCTGCCGGTTCCGCAGATGTGGGCCGATGGCTTCGACTACCGCTATTTTGCCGGCCGCAAGGAGGCCGGCGGCCGCGAGACCTTTGCCAGCGTGCTGGTCAGCCAGAACAACCAGCAGATCTACGCCCAGCTCACCGTTGCCGAGCTCGGCGCGATGGAGAACAAGATGGTGAGCGTCGCCGAGATGGCGAAGGGCCTCGGCGACAAGGGCCACATCGCCCTCTACGGCATCTATTTCGACACCGACAAGGCGACGATGAAGCCGGAGAGCCGGCCGACGCTGGAGCAGATCGCGCAGTTGCTCGCCGGCCAGCCGCAGCTCAGCGTCTTCATCGTCGGCCATACCGACAACCAAGGCAGCTACGACTACAATCTCGATCTGTCACGGCGGCGCGCCGAGGCGGTCGCCGCCGAGCTTTCGCGCAGCTATCGCATCGCGCCAGCGCGGCTGCGCACCGCGGGCGTCGGCCTGCTCGCGCCGGTCGGCAGCAATGCCACCGATGCGGGCCGCACGCTGAACCG